The proteins below are encoded in one region of Nakamurella flava:
- a CDS encoding L,D-transpeptidase, protein MHLLSTRRRVASRRRSLLAGAASLLLAVTLVAGCSSGSLGGDVTVTSTAGQPPTSADASSSAAPITSSSAQPAAQIASTPAFGSTGVSPAEPITVSVTDGKITDLTMTNPDGKVVAGAIAADGASWSVGEPLGFGKVYTVAGMATGADGRQVPISGTYTTVGTDTQVRNTIRPSDDEQVGVAVPISISFGAEPQDRAAIQKLVSITTEPAVEGAWAWLKLDDGRWAMVYRTKDYWPAGTKVHVEAKLYGAKLTDDAYGASDITSDFTIGRNQVVVADVNSKEMIVKQDGNVVATYPASYGRGVGPDGQPDPNLITRSGTHVVMSKDAEYLMNNPRYGYTNSLQKWAVRISNNGEFIHSNPNSVDAQGNTNVTHGCINLSLENGEKYFNTALYGDPVEISGTDVQLGPEDGDWYLWAMPWDQWKAMSVPTA, encoded by the coding sequence ATGCATCTGCTTTCGACACGTCGTCGGGTCGCGTCGCGGCGCCGGTCGCTGCTGGCGGGCGCGGCGTCGCTGCTGCTGGCCGTCACCCTGGTCGCCGGGTGCAGCTCCGGTTCCCTCGGTGGCGACGTGACGGTCACCAGCACCGCTGGTCAGCCGCCCACGTCGGCCGACGCATCGTCCTCGGCCGCACCGATCACGTCCTCGTCGGCCCAGCCGGCCGCCCAGATCGCCTCCACCCCGGCCTTCGGTTCCACCGGGGTCTCCCCGGCGGAACCCATCACCGTGTCGGTGACCGACGGCAAGATCACCGACCTGACCATGACCAATCCGGACGGCAAGGTGGTGGCCGGCGCGATCGCCGCGGACGGCGCGTCCTGGTCGGTCGGCGAGCCGCTCGGCTTCGGCAAGGTGTACACGGTCGCCGGTATGGCCACCGGTGCCGACGGGCGTCAGGTGCCGATCTCCGGCACGTACACCACCGTGGGCACCGACACCCAGGTCCGCAACACCATCCGCCCGTCCGACGACGAGCAGGTCGGTGTGGCGGTTCCCATCTCCATCAGCTTCGGCGCCGAGCCGCAGGACCGGGCGGCCATCCAGAAGCTCGTCAGCATCACCACCGAGCCCGCGGTCGAGGGCGCGTGGGCCTGGCTGAAGCTGGACGACGGCCGCTGGGCGATGGTCTATCGCACCAAGGACTACTGGCCGGCCGGCACCAAGGTGCACGTGGAGGCCAAGCTCTACGGCGCCAAGCTGACCGACGACGCCTACGGCGCTTCCGACATCACCAGTGACTTCACCATCGGCCGCAACCAGGTGGTCGTCGCCGACGTGAACTCCAAGGAGATGATCGTCAAGCAGGACGGCAACGTGGTGGCGACCTACCCCGCCTCCTACGGTCGCGGTGTCGGCCCGGACGGCCAGCCCGACCCGAACCTGATCACCCGCTCGGGCACGCACGTCGTGATGAGCAAGGACGCCGAATACCTGATGAACAACCCGCGGTACGGCTACACCAACAGCCTGCAGAAGTGGGCCGTCCGCATCAGCAACAACGGCGAGTTCATCCACTCCAACCCCAACAGCGTCGACGCCCAGGGCAACACCAACGTCACCCACGGCTGCATCAACCTCTCGCTGGAGAACGGCGAGAAGTACTTCAATACCGCGCTCTACGGCGACCCGGTCGAGATCAGCGGCACCGACGTGCAGCTCGGTCCGGAGGACGGCGACTGGTACCTGTGGGCCATGCCGTGGGACCAGTGGAAGGCCATGTCGGTCCCGACCGCCTGA
- a CDS encoding flavin-containing monooxygenase, with the protein MAGQAGLAPPDSVDRAEIVVVGAGFAGLAAAMALRRAGHDDVLVLERARAVGGTWRDNTYPGIACDVPSHLYGFRAHPNPDWSAVYAPGDEIRSYLEDVARAEGIRPALDSPLWSAVWDGSERHWRLTVGGARPRVVRAAVLVLACGRLTEPTVPDVPGLDGFAGPSFHSARWDHAVDLAGARVAVVGTGASAVQLVPPLARAAAASGGRVTLFQRTPAWIVPRGARPYTDDERHRFDDDPQALAALRAELYAEGEDRFASRSGDPAAAARAQAVAQAHLAAQVADPALRAALTPDYAFGCKRVLLSDDFYPVLADGSVRLEPSALVRVAGDTLVADSGRRHRADVLVLATGFASSRQPYAELVTGEGGETLAQHWSTGMTAFASTVVSGFPNLFVLNGPNASLGHNSSVLMLEEQAGYLVRCLDRRGADGVLRVRPEAERTWTAEIDAAAADTPWVRGGCENWYVDRRSGRLTLLWPGTVEAFRDRLAVTDGSEFE; encoded by the coding sequence GTGGCCGGCCAAGCTGGACTCGCGCCGCCGGATTCGGTCGACCGGGCCGAGATCGTGGTGGTGGGTGCGGGTTTCGCCGGCCTGGCCGCCGCGATGGCGCTGCGCCGGGCCGGCCACGACGACGTCCTGGTGCTAGAGCGGGCGAGGGCCGTGGGAGGTACCTGGCGGGACAACACCTATCCCGGGATCGCCTGCGACGTGCCGAGCCACCTGTACGGGTTCCGTGCGCACCCCAACCCGGACTGGTCGGCGGTGTACGCGCCCGGTGACGAGATCCGTTCCTATCTGGAGGATGTCGCCCGGGCCGAGGGCATTCGCCCCGCACTGGACTCACCCCTGTGGTCGGCGGTCTGGGACGGGAGCGAGCGGCACTGGCGGCTCACCGTCGGCGGGGCCCGTCCCCGGGTGGTCCGGGCCGCGGTGCTGGTGCTGGCCTGCGGGCGGCTGACCGAGCCCACCGTCCCGGACGTCCCCGGCCTGGACGGCTTTGCCGGGCCGTCGTTCCACTCGGCCCGCTGGGACCACGCGGTCGACCTGGCCGGCGCCCGGGTCGCGGTCGTCGGGACCGGGGCCAGCGCGGTGCAGCTGGTGCCGCCACTGGCCCGGGCCGCCGCCGCGTCCGGCGGGCGGGTCACGCTGTTCCAGCGGACCCCCGCCTGGATCGTGCCGCGCGGCGCCCGCCCCTACACCGACGACGAACGGCACCGTTTCGACGACGATCCGCAGGCTCTCGCCGCCCTGCGCGCCGAGCTCTACGCCGAGGGCGAGGACCGGTTCGCGTCCCGCTCGGGCGACCCGGCCGCCGCCGCCCGGGCCCAGGCGGTCGCGCAGGCCCACCTGGCCGCGCAGGTCGCCGACCCGGCTCTGCGGGCCGCGCTGACCCCGGACTATGCGTTCGGCTGCAAACGGGTCCTGCTGTCCGACGACTTCTACCCGGTGCTCGCCGACGGCTCCGTCCGGCTGGAGCCGTCGGCGCTGGTGCGGGTGGCGGGGGACACCCTGGTGGCCGACAGCGGGCGCCGGCACCGGGCCGATGTCCTGGTGCTGGCCACCGGTTTCGCCTCCAGCCGTCAGCCCTATGCCGAGCTGGTGACCGGCGAAGGCGGCGAGACGCTGGCCCAGCACTGGTCGACCGGGATGACCGCGTTCGCGTCCACCGTGGTCAGCGGCTTCCCGAACCTGTTCGTGCTCAACGGGCCGAACGCCTCGCTCGGTCACAACTCGTCGGTACTCATGCTGGAGGAGCAGGCCGGGTACCTCGTGCGCTGTCTGGACCGTCGGGGCGCGGACGGGGTGCTGCGGGTCCGCCCGGAGGCCGAGCGGACCTGGACCGCCGAGATCGACGCGGCCGCGGCGGACACGCCGTGGGTCCGTGGGGGCTGCGAGAACTGGTACGTCGACCGGCGTTCCGGTCGGCTGACGCTGCTGTGGCCGGGCACGGTGGAGGCGTTCCGGGACCGGCTCGCCGTCACGGACGGATCGGAGTTCGAGTAG
- a CDS encoding dihydrofolate reductase family protein, which produces MSDTTCHMSISLDGFCAGPHQSRDHPLGVRGHELHGWHIGDPRATEADRTATSWLMRPRGAYVMGRNMFGPIRGGWDEPWDGWWGPEPPYHAPVFVLTHHEREPIEMQGGTTFHFVTDGFDAAYAQAREAAAAGGGDGGVDIAGGASTVRQALNAGVVDELTLDIAPVLLGGGESLFDGVRDFDFEPVEVLHSPLTTHVRYRRRQPG; this is translated from the coding sequence ATGTCGGACACCACCTGCCACATGTCGATCTCGCTGGACGGGTTCTGTGCCGGTCCCCACCAGAGTCGTGACCACCCGCTGGGTGTGCGGGGGCACGAGCTGCACGGCTGGCACATCGGGGACCCCCGGGCCACCGAGGCCGACCGCACCGCCACCAGTTGGCTGATGCGCCCCCGCGGCGCGTACGTCATGGGCCGCAATATGTTCGGGCCGATCCGCGGCGGGTGGGACGAGCCCTGGGACGGCTGGTGGGGACCCGAGCCGCCCTATCACGCACCGGTCTTCGTCCTCACCCACCACGAGCGGGAGCCGATCGAGATGCAGGGCGGCACGACCTTCCACTTCGTCACCGACGGGTTCGACGCCGCCTACGCCCAGGCGAGGGAGGCGGCGGCGGCCGGTGGTGGGGACGGCGGGGTCGACATCGCCGGCGGTGCCTCGACCGTCCGGCAGGCCCTGAACGCCGGCGTGGTCGACGAACTCACCCTGGACATCGCCCCCGTGCTGCTGGGCGGCGGCGAGAGCCTCTTCGACGGGGTGCGCGACTTCGATTTCGAACCGGTGGAGGTCCTGCACTCGCCGTTGACGACCCACGTCCGCTACCGCCGGCGGCAACCCGGCTGA
- the rph gene encoding ribonuclease PH translates to MMTRADGRADDELRPVRFTRAFQKHPAGSVLVEFGDTKVLCAASVTPGVPRWRKGSGLGWLTAEYAMLPSATNERSDRESVKGRVGGRTHEISRLIGRSLRACVDLKALGENTIAVDCDVLQADGGTRTAAITGAYVALADAVTLLRERKLLSDPQPLSCQIAAISVGVVGGRVRLDLPYEEDARAEVDMNVVATDAGTLVEVQGTGEGATFARSTLDTMVDLALAGIERLTELQRAALAEPLGNLSIVAADVVKGGSAR, encoded by the coding sequence ATCATGACGAGAGCGGACGGTCGAGCGGACGACGAACTGCGCCCGGTGCGTTTCACCCGGGCGTTCCAGAAGCACCCGGCGGGGTCGGTGCTGGTCGAGTTCGGCGACACCAAGGTGTTGTGCGCGGCGTCGGTGACCCCGGGGGTCCCGCGCTGGCGGAAGGGTTCGGGCCTGGGGTGGCTGACCGCCGAGTACGCGATGCTGCCGTCGGCGACCAACGAGCGCAGCGACCGGGAGTCGGTCAAGGGCCGGGTCGGCGGTCGCACCCACGAGATCTCTCGGCTCATCGGCCGGTCGCTGCGGGCGTGCGTGGACCTGAAGGCGCTCGGGGAGAACACGATCGCGGTGGACTGCGATGTCCTGCAGGCCGACGGCGGCACGCGCACCGCAGCGATTACCGGCGCGTACGTCGCCCTGGCCGACGCGGTGACCCTGCTGCGGGAGCGCAAGCTGCTGTCCGACCCGCAGCCGCTGTCCTGCCAGATCGCCGCCATCTCGGTCGGCGTCGTCGGGGGCCGGGTCCGGCTGGACCTGCCCTACGAGGAGGATGCCCGGGCCGAGGTCGACATGAACGTGGTGGCCACGGATGCCGGGACCCTGGTCGAGGTGCAGGGCACGGGGGAGGGGGCGACGTTCGCACGCTCGACCCTCGACACGATGGTGGATCTGGCGCTGGCCGGCATCGAACGCCTCACGGAGCTGCAGCGCGCGGCGCTCGCCGAGCCGCTCGGCAATTTGAGCATCGTCGCTGCGGACGTGGTGAAGGGCGGGTCGGCCCGATGA
- the bcp gene encoding thioredoxin-dependent thiol peroxidase — translation MTTTDVGGVAIGDTAPAFTLPDADGTDVSLSDFAGRRVIVYFYPAAMTPGCTTEACEFSGARESLDTAGYAVIGISPDAPGKLATFRTKEDLQITLLSDPDRDVLRAYGAFGEKKQYGKTVQGVIRSTFVIGPDGRIEQAWRNVKATGHVGRVLRELGISA, via the coding sequence ATGACGACCACCGATGTCGGTGGTGTGGCCATCGGCGACACCGCTCCCGCCTTCACCCTGCCCGACGCCGACGGCACCGACGTGTCGCTGTCCGACTTTGCCGGACGGCGGGTGATCGTGTACTTCTACCCGGCCGCCATGACCCCCGGCTGCACCACCGAGGCCTGTGAGTTCTCCGGAGCGCGGGAGTCCCTCGACACCGCCGGTTATGCGGTAATCGGCATCTCGCCGGACGCACCCGGCAAGCTGGCGACCTTCCGGACCAAGGAGGACCTGCAGATCACCCTGCTGTCCGATCCGGACCGGGATGTGCTGCGCGCCTACGGGGCGTTCGGCGAGAAGAAGCAGTACGGCAAGACCGTTCAGGGAGTCATCCGATCGACCTTCGTCATCGGGCCCGACGGCCGCATCGAGCAGGCGTGGCGCAACGTCAAGGCGACCGGACACGTCGGCCGGGTGCTGCGGGAGCTGGGCATCTCCGCCTGA
- the murI gene encoding glutamate racemase: MSSARQQAPIGVFDSGVGGLTVARAIIDQLPAERVRYVGDTANGPYGPLPIAQVRRHALAVADELVESGVKALVIACNTASAACLADARERYDVPVIEVIRPAVRRAVAVTRSGEVGVLGTSATIASGAYQDAFDASPVRVHALACPSFVDFVERGITSGRQVIGLAQAYLAPLQGAAVDTVVLGCTHYPLLTGALSLVLGEGVTLVSSAEETAKDVYRKLTELDLLADGATPNGPHEFLATGDPEPFTRLGRRFLGPEIGTVAGLGARV; the protein is encoded by the coding sequence GTGAGCAGCGCGCGTCAGCAGGCGCCCATCGGGGTCTTCGACTCGGGGGTGGGCGGACTGACCGTCGCCCGGGCCATCATCGACCAGCTGCCGGCCGAGCGGGTCCGCTACGTCGGCGACACCGCCAACGGCCCCTACGGTCCGCTGCCGATCGCGCAGGTCCGCCGGCACGCCCTGGCGGTGGCCGACGAGCTGGTCGAGAGCGGCGTCAAGGCCCTGGTGATCGCCTGCAACACCGCGTCGGCCGCGTGCCTGGCCGACGCCCGCGAACGGTACGACGTCCCCGTCATCGAGGTGATCCGGCCGGCCGTGCGACGGGCCGTCGCGGTCACCCGCTCCGGCGAGGTCGGGGTGCTCGGCACGTCCGCGACCATCGCTTCGGGGGCCTACCAGGACGCGTTCGACGCCAGCCCGGTCCGCGTGCACGCCCTGGCCTGTCCGTCGTTCGTGGACTTCGTGGAACGTGGCATCACCTCGGGTCGGCAGGTCATCGGGCTGGCCCAGGCCTACCTGGCTCCGCTGCAGGGCGCGGCGGTCGACACGGTGGTGCTCGGGTGCACCCACTACCCGCTGCTGACCGGCGCGCTGTCGCTGGTGTTGGGCGAGGGCGTGACGCTCGTGTCGAGTGCCGAAGAGACCGCCAAGGACGTGTACCGGAAGTTGACCGAGCTCGACCTGCTGGCCGACGGCGCCACACCGAACGGGCCCCACGAGTTCCTGGCCACCGGCGACCCCGAGCCGTTCACCCGGCTGGGCCGGCGGTTCCTCGGACCGGAGATCGGGACCGTCGCCGGGCTGGGTGCCCGGGTCTGA
- a CDS encoding amidohydrolase family protein, with amino-acid sequence MAQQTRIVGTTVVVDADTVVTDAEIAFDAGSGRVTYLGPTRPGRVDSIDGRDRIVAPGLVNTHGHAAMSLLRGASDDADFPSWLAAVRGLEVGMTHADVRAGLALAMAEMIRSGTVGFCDMYLWDETLLGDVVSAGLRVNAATAIFGADAVGYPAATTETGADVLHRTAALAAAFRGERTVRVSYGPHAFYTAGDELIAKVARRSSRDGLDVHIHLSETRAEVRASVADTGRSPIGRAVDAGLTDGRLLVAHAVHPVGDDVGLLARAGVTVAHNPVSNLKLGAGIAPLAEYLSGGVRVGLGTDSAASNNSLDLFEELKLAALLPRGTTLDPAAVSGATSWRMATAGGAAALHPELSGRLAVGEPADLVMVGTDRAAGVPLGDPVALLAFATTGAAVTDLFVAGRGLLRAGRLTTLDEAAVRADAAHRVDRLRATSHPERDDRRS; translated from the coding sequence ATGGCGCAGCAGACCCGGATCGTCGGCACCACCGTGGTGGTCGATGCCGACACGGTGGTGACCGATGCCGAGATCGCGTTCGACGCCGGCAGCGGTCGCGTGACCTATCTGGGGCCGACGCGACCGGGTCGGGTCGACAGCATCGACGGGCGCGACCGCATCGTCGCGCCCGGCCTGGTGAACACCCACGGGCACGCGGCGATGTCCCTGCTGCGCGGCGCGAGCGACGACGCCGATTTTCCGAGCTGGCTGGCCGCGGTCCGTGGGCTCGAGGTGGGCATGACCCACGCCGACGTCCGGGCCGGTCTGGCCCTGGCCATGGCGGAGATGATCCGCAGCGGCACCGTCGGTTTCTGCGACATGTACCTGTGGGACGAGACGCTGCTCGGTGACGTGGTGTCCGCCGGGTTGCGGGTGAACGCCGCCACCGCCATCTTCGGTGCGGATGCGGTGGGCTATCCGGCGGCCACGACGGAGACCGGCGCGGACGTCCTGCACCGCACGGCGGCTCTGGCCGCCGCGTTCCGCGGTGAGCGGACCGTGCGGGTGTCGTACGGGCCGCACGCCTTCTACACGGCCGGTGACGAGCTGATCGCCAAGGTCGCCAGACGGTCGTCCCGCGACGGGCTGGACGTGCACATCCATCTGTCCGAGACCCGGGCGGAGGTGCGGGCCTCGGTGGCCGACACCGGGCGGTCACCGATCGGCCGGGCCGTGGACGCCGGGTTGACCGACGGGCGGCTGCTGGTCGCGCACGCCGTCCACCCGGTCGGCGACGACGTCGGGCTGTTGGCCCGGGCCGGGGTGACCGTCGCCCACAACCCGGTGTCCAACCTCAAGCTGGGGGCCGGGATCGCCCCGCTCGCCGAGTATCTGTCCGGCGGTGTCCGGGTGGGTCTGGGCACCGATTCGGCCGCGTCCAACAACTCGCTGGACCTGTTCGAGGAACTCAAGCTCGCCGCCCTGTTGCCGCGCGGCACCACGCTGGACCCGGCGGCGGTGTCGGGGGCGACGTCCTGGCGGATGGCGACCGCCGGTGGGGCGGCGGCGCTGCACCCGGAGCTGTCCGGCCGGCTGGCCGTCGGCGAGCCGGCCGATCTGGTGATGGTGGGCACGGACCGGGCCGCGGGCGTCCCGCTCGGTGACCCGGTGGCCCTGCTGGCCTTCGCGACCACCGGCGCGGCGGTGACCGATCTGTTCGTCGCGGGGCGCGGGCTGCTGCGGGCGGGCCGCCTGACCACGCTCGACGAGGCCGCCGTCCGCGCCGATGCCGCCCACCGGGTGGACCGGCTCCGGGCGACCTCCCACCCCGAGCGGGACGATCGACGCTCCTGA
- a CDS encoding DUF3618 domain-containing protein: MARDAETIQAEIERARDSLASAVDELTNRANPARVVEQGKQSLTATFAEPKVKYSLVAVGVLIGLLTIRRLFR; this comes from the coding sequence GTGGCCCGCGACGCGGAAACCATTCAGGCCGAGATCGAGCGGGCACGTGACTCGCTCGCCAGCGCGGTCGACGAGTTGACCAACCGGGCGAACCCGGCGCGGGTCGTCGAACAGGGCAAGCAGAGCCTGACCGCGACCTTCGCCGAGCCGAAGGTGAAGTACTCCCTCGTCGCGGTGGGCGTGCTGATCGGCCTGCTGACCATCCGTCGCCTCTTCCGCTGA
- the rdgB gene encoding RdgB/HAM1 family non-canonical purine NTP pyrophosphatase, which produces MTGRVLLATRNAKKLRELQRIVGAEVTVLGLADVPDFPELPEDGATFEENALIKAVQTARETGEISLADDSGLEVDALNGMPGVLSARWSGTHGADEANNALLLAQLADVPDERRGAGFVSALALAVPGRKPVVVRGEWRGRIVRSATGVNGFGYDPLFVPTESDEAGDGRTSAELDPAEKDRLSHRGRAIRALLPQLRVALLS; this is translated from the coding sequence ATGACCGGTCGGGTTCTGTTGGCCACCCGGAACGCCAAGAAACTGCGGGAGCTGCAGCGCATCGTGGGCGCGGAGGTCACTGTGCTCGGCCTGGCCGACGTGCCGGACTTCCCCGAGCTCCCGGAGGACGGGGCGACCTTCGAGGAGAACGCGCTGATCAAGGCCGTGCAGACGGCCCGGGAGACCGGCGAGATCTCGTTGGCCGACGATTCCGGTCTCGAGGTCGATGCGCTCAACGGGATGCCCGGGGTGCTGTCGGCCCGATGGTCTGGCACCCACGGCGCCGACGAGGCCAACAATGCCCTGTTGCTGGCCCAGCTGGCCGACGTCCCCGACGAACGCCGGGGTGCCGGGTTCGTGTCCGCGCTGGCGCTGGCCGTCCCCGGGCGCAAGCCCGTGGTGGTGCGGGGCGAGTGGCGGGGCCGGATCGTCCGTTCGGCGACCGGCGTGAACGGTTTCGGCTACGACCCGTTGTTCGTCCCCACCGAGAGCGACGAGGCCGGCGACGGCCGGACGTCGGCGGAACTGGACCCGGCCGAGAAGGACCGCCTGTCGCACCGGGGTCGGGCCATCCGGGCGCTGTTGCCGCAGCTGCGGGTCGCGCTGCTGTCCTGA
- a CDS encoding trimeric intracellular cation channel family protein, with product MRLTRAHLFSVCDIAATGLFAVEGAMVAARAGLDLFGILVIAFVSSLVGGITRDLLLGDTPPASLRRATYPILALVAAVTVAIGFHVIESVPRLVLVVPDAAGLGLFAVLGVTKALDFKVIPVAAVLLGTVSAVGGGVVRDVLLDQVPGILREDIYALAAAAGAITTVLALRAGAPRGWAMTMGFAVCFALRLASVLLGWQLPRLQ from the coding sequence GTGCGACTGACCCGGGCCCACCTGTTCTCGGTCTGCGACATCGCCGCCACCGGCCTGTTCGCGGTCGAGGGCGCGATGGTCGCCGCCCGCGCCGGCCTGGATCTCTTCGGCATCCTCGTCATCGCCTTCGTGAGTTCGCTGGTCGGCGGGATCACCCGTGATCTGCTGCTCGGGGACACCCCGCCGGCCTCGCTGCGCCGGGCCACGTACCCCATCCTGGCGCTGGTCGCCGCGGTGACCGTGGCCATCGGATTCCACGTCATCGAGTCCGTGCCCCGGCTCGTCCTGGTCGTCCCGGACGCGGCCGGTCTCGGTCTCTTCGCTGTTCTCGGCGTGACGAAAGCCCTCGACTTCAAGGTCATCCCGGTGGCGGCCGTTCTGCTGGGTACCGTCTCGGCCGTCGGCGGCGGAGTCGTGCGGGATGTCCTGCTCGACCAGGTTCCGGGCATCCTGCGCGAAGACATCTACGCTCTCGCCGCCGCCGCTGGAGCGATCACCACCGTGCTGGCCCTGCGAGCCGGCGCGCCCCGCGGGTGGGCCATGACCATGGGGTTCGCCGTCTGCTTCGCGTTGCGCCTGGCCTCCGTGCTGCTCGGGTGGCAGCTGCCCCGCCTGCAGTAG